A single region of the Gemella sp. zg-570 genome encodes:
- a CDS encoding endonuclease MutS2: MQTSIKKKINLDLILDDAENYCFSDLSVNRFKNIEYVNSFKDLILLHKENEEVEELWIKHKDTFKLKIYDYFESLKKAKKESLLYEKELFYILFNLLTYRRFKNKFEEIKRLDNKEYYHLSNYVSNIANFDFLIDYLNKIIDEDGYIRPTASEELKNIKDNIKKLQLKSDKLLKDIIKSNINKLSEAIVTKRNDRDVILVKPEYKNDFGGIIHDQSASGNTFYVEPKENVIINNEISILKRKEKEEIQKILKEATKEIGIYANDLNISLKNFANIEFIFSKINFSVSKGFIKPLVEDKQKIFLKNTYNPLIPKDEVVKNNVILDNKENSLIITGPNTGGKTVILKTVSLCVALTHLGLYIPADIGSKIGYYENIFIDIGDNQSIENNLSTFSSHMTNIIDILNKVNNKSLVLLDELCSGTDPSEGAVLSMALLNKFKEKEATVLCTTHYPEIKDYCFKSNYYKNSSLEFDFENLKPTYKFIIGLPGKSNAINISYKLGLSQDIVSQASIYLNKTEKENSILIDQLAENIKEYDSKINKINSKLKKVEEIKESLKENLLNFYKYRDSLYEKTYQDLNYEIENRKADILNIYKNFKTKSESIKQHEINEIIDEVNSYKLRTESNKFNKVLEKDTTDIKVGDDVLVIRYNQRASVLAIKDNILNIKLGSLKLSVKRDEVKYIEKELNIREQKFIKNNISNVSLDINVIGKNTEEAIAEIENYIDKVLLIGYDSFSIIHGVGAGILKRNIAEYLKKNRFVYSYRSGNQAEGGLGVTIVEMK, encoded by the coding sequence TTGCAAACCTCAATAAAAAAAAAGATTAATTTAGATTTAATTTTAGATGATGCAGAAAACTATTGTTTTTCAGATTTATCAGTTAATAGATTTAAAAATATAGAGTATGTAAATTCTTTTAAAGATTTGATTTTACTTCACAAAGAAAATGAAGAAGTAGAAGAATTGTGGATTAAGCACAAGGATACTTTTAAGTTAAAAATATATGATTATTTCGAGAGTTTGAAAAAAGCAAAAAAAGAAAGTCTTTTGTATGAAAAAGAATTATTTTATATTTTATTTAATTTATTAACATACAGAAGATTTAAAAATAAATTTGAAGAAATAAAAAGATTGGATAATAAAGAATATTATCATCTTTCAAATTATGTTTCTAACATAGCAAATTTTGATTTTTTAATAGACTACTTAAATAAAATTATTGATGAAGATGGGTACATACGACCAACTGCTTCAGAAGAATTAAAAAATATAAAAGATAATATAAAGAAATTACAGTTAAAATCAGATAAGTTATTAAAAGATATTATTAAATCAAATATTAATAAGTTATCTGAAGCCATAGTTACTAAAAGAAATGATAGAGATGTTATCCTAGTAAAACCAGAATATAAAAATGATTTTGGTGGTATAATTCATGACCAATCAGCTTCTGGAAACACATTTTATGTTGAACCCAAGGAAAATGTAATAATAAATAATGAAATAAGTATTTTAAAAAGAAAAGAAAAAGAAGAGATACAAAAAATTTTAAAAGAAGCTACAAAAGAAATAGGAATTTATGCAAATGATTTGAATATATCTCTTAAAAATTTTGCTAATATTGAATTTATATTTTCAAAAATTAATTTTTCTGTATCAAAAGGATTTATTAAACCTTTAGTAGAAGATAAACAAAAAATATTTCTTAAAAATACTTATAACCCACTTATCCCAAAAGATGAAGTTGTAAAAAATAATGTTATCTTAGACAATAAAGAAAATTCATTAATTATAACAGGGCCGAATACTGGTGGAAAAACTGTAATATTAAAAACTGTTAGTTTGTGTGTAGCTTTAACTCATTTAGGTTTATACATTCCTGCTGATATAGGTTCTAAAATAGGTTATTATGAAAATATATTTATTGATATTGGAGATAACCAGTCAATAGAAAATAATTTATCTACTTTTTCATCACACATGACTAATATCATAGATATATTAAATAAAGTTAATAATAAAAGTTTAGTTTTGTTGGATGAGTTATGCTCGGGAACAGACCCAAGTGAAGGAGCTGTTTTATCTATGGCTCTTTTAAATAAATTTAAAGAAAAAGAAGCTACGGTTTTATGTACGACCCACTATCCTGAAATAAAAGATTACTGTTTCAAATCTAATTATTATAAAAATTCTTCTTTAGAATTTGATTTTGAAAATTTGAAACCTACATATAAATTTATTATAGGACTACCCGGAAAATCAAATGCCATAAATATTTCTTATAAATTAGGTTTAAGTCAGGATATAGTTTCACAAGCAAGTATTTATTTGAATAAAACAGAAAAAGAAAATTCTATACTTATAGACCAACTTGCAGAAAATATTAAAGAATATGACAGTAAAATTAATAAAATAAATTCTAAACTAAAAAAAGTGGAAGAAATAAAAGAAAGCTTGAAAGAAAATTTATTAAATTTTTATAAGTATAGAGATAGTTTATACGAAAAAACTTATCAAGACTTGAATTATGAAATTGAAAATCGTAAAGCTGATATTTTAAATATATATAAAAACTTTAAAACTAAATCAGAAAGTATTAAACAACATGAAATTAATGAGATTATTGATGAAGTAAATTCTTATAAACTAAGGACAGAAAGTAATAAGTTTAATAAGGTATTAGAAAAAGATACTACTGATATTAAAGTAGGAGATGATGTTTTAGTAATAAGATATAATCAAAGAGCTAGTGTATTAGCTATTAAGGATAATATATTAAATATAAAATTAGGTTCTTTAAAATTATCAGTAAAAAGAGATGAAGTAAAATATATAGAAAAAGAATTAAATATTAGAGAACAAAAATTCATTAAAAATAATATTAGTAACGTTTCTTTAGATATTAATGTTATAGGAAAAAATACAGAAGAAGCCATAGCAGAAATTGAAAATTATATTGATAAAGTTCTTCTAATAGGCTATGATTCTTTTTCTATAATTCACGGTGTTGGAGCAGGAATTTTAAAAAGAAATATAGCAGAGTATTTAAAAAAAAATAGATTTGTTTATAGTTACCGTAGTGGAAATCAGGCAGAAGGTGGTTTAGGAGTCACAATAGTTGAAATGAAATAA
- a CDS encoding CvpA family protein — MIDIIIILLLFLGFYVGYKRGLLKTLFSIISSILSYAISFILSSRLAFLLVEFIPLKEKLNYNNSNLPNLNISEAYYKVIIFFIVFFLIKYILRVIFRTLNVITKIPIIKVTNKIFGGLLGFLEIYIIIFVFIYLIYVLPLNEELRNMLSSSVLANNIFEKTPILSKMLLENFFYYK, encoded by the coding sequence ATGATAGATATAATAATAATTTTATTATTATTTTTAGGATTTTATGTAGGTTATAAAAGAGGTTTATTAAAAACTTTATTTAGTATTATAAGTTCAATATTAAGTTATGCCATATCTTTTATATTAAGTAGTAGATTAGCTTTTTTACTTGTTGAATTTATTCCCTTAAAAGAAAAATTAAACTATAATAATTCTAATTTACCTAACTTAAACATATCTGAAGCCTACTATAAAGTTATAATATTTTTTATTGTATTTTTTCTTATAAAATACATACTAAGAGTAATATTTAGAACTCTTAATGTAATTACAAAAATACCTATTATTAAGGTTACAAATAAAATATTTGGTGGTCTTTTAGGATTTTTAGAAATATACATAATAATTTTTGTCTTTATATATCTTATATATGTACTACCGTTAAATGAAGAATTAAGAAATATGCTATCTTCATCAGTATTAGCAAACAATATTTTTGAAAAAACACCTATTTTATCAAAAATGTTATTAGAAAACTTTTTTTATTATAAGTAA
- a CDS encoding DAK2 domain-containing protein: MKKINGLNFAQMIDLGAKNLSKNAEKINALNVFPVPDGDTGTNMNLSMTSGALEAKNNITENIGKLGKAFSKGLLMGARGNSGVILSQLFRGLSQHIEEKDEIDAQEFAEAIKNGVNIAYKAVMKPVEGTILTVARESADAGLLSAKNTNSIIEVMESILNAAQISLQNTPELLPILKEVGVVDSGGQGLVCVYQGFLAALKGEEIEGLDSVKTDIVNMKFEDDHASMDFMSPEDIVYGFCTEFTVRLDKNKKEFNEEKFREDLSQFGDSLLVIADNEFAKTHIHTERPGDVFNYGQEYGELIKIKSENMREQHREVLRKQEAVNQKNLSKEKVKYANIAVSMGSGLSELFKSLGVSYIVEGGQTMNPSTEDMIKAIASVNAENIYIFPNNKNIQLAAKQAADLVEENIYVIESKTAPQGISALMVFNPDAEPEQNFQNMQSVLSSVKTLEVTYAVRDTNIDGIEIKESQYMGILNGKIKCSYEDIRKTISELLEKSIDEDSEIITLYLGQDSTEETTDFIENLIEDKYSSLELEIVKSQQPVYPYIIGIE, translated from the coding sequence GTGAAAAAGATTAATGGACTAAATTTTGCACAAATGATTGATTTAGGTGCAAAAAACTTATCAAAAAATGCAGAAAAAATTAATGCACTGAATGTTTTCCCAGTACCAGACGGAGATACTGGAACTAATATGAATTTATCTATGACTTCTGGGGCTTTAGAAGCTAAAAATAATATTACAGAAAACATAGGAAAACTTGGTAAAGCATTCTCAAAAGGTTTACTAATGGGAGCAAGAGGGAACTCTGGTGTTATTTTATCACAATTATTTAGAGGTTTATCGCAACATATTGAAGAAAAAGATGAAATAGATGCTCAAGAATTTGCTGAAGCAATAAAAAATGGTGTTAATATTGCTTATAAGGCTGTTATGAAACCAGTAGAAGGTACTATACTTACAGTTGCAAGAGAATCTGCTGATGCTGGACTACTATCTGCTAAAAACACTAATTCTATTATAGAAGTAATGGAAAGTATTTTAAATGCAGCACAAATTTCCTTACAAAATACCCCTGAATTATTACCAATATTAAAAGAAGTAGGAGTTGTTGATTCAGGCGGTCAAGGTTTAGTATGTGTATATCAAGGTTTTTTAGCTGCCCTAAAAGGTGAAGAAATTGAAGGATTAGATAGTGTTAAAACTGACATTGTTAATATGAAATTTGAAGATGACCATGCTAGCATGGACTTTATGTCGCCAGAAGATATAGTATACGGGTTTTGTACAGAATTTACTGTAAGATTGGATAAAAATAAAAAAGAATTTAATGAAGAAAAATTTAGAGAAGATTTAAGTCAATTTGGAGATTCTTTATTAGTTATTGCAGATAATGAATTTGCCAAAACTCACATTCATACTGAAAGACCAGGTGATGTTTTTAACTATGGTCAAGAATATGGTGAATTAATTAAAATAAAATCTGAAAATATGAGAGAACAACATAGAGAAGTTCTTAGAAAACAAGAAGCAGTAAATCAAAAAAATCTGTCAAAAGAAAAAGTAAAATATGCTAATATTGCCGTTTCTATGGGTTCAGGACTTAGCGAATTGTTCAAATCATTAGGAGTTTCTTACATAGTTGAAGGTGGACAAACAATGAATCCATCAACAGAAGATATGATAAAAGCTATTGCTTCTGTTAATGCTGAAAATATTTATATTTTCCCAAATAACAAAAATATACAATTAGCTGCAAAACAAGCTGCAGATTTAGTAGAAGAAAATATTTATGTTATCGAAAGTAAAACTGCACCACAAGGAATATCTGCCCTTATGGTATTTAATCCTGACGCAGAGCCTGAACAAAACTTCCAAAATATGCAAAGTGTTTTATCTTCTGTTAAGACATTAGAAGTTACTTATGCTGTTAGAGATACTAATATAGATGGTATAGAAATTAAAGAATCACAATATATGGGCATATTAAATGGTAAAATTAAATGTTCTTATGAAGATATAAGAAAAACTATTTCAGAATTACTAGAAAAATCAATAGATGAAGATTCTGAAATAATAACTCTTTATTTAGGTCAAGACAGTACAGAAGAAACAACAGACTTTATTGAAAATTTAATAGAAGATAAGTATTCTAGTTTAGAATTAGAAATAGTAAAATCACAACAACCAGTATATCCATATATTATAGGAATAGAATAA
- a CDS encoding Asp23/Gls24 family envelope stress response protein, translated as MAIEIKNNLGTILINDEVISSVAGGAAVSCYGIVGMASKNQVKDGITDILGKENYSKGIIINRSENKLEVDMYIIVMYGTKISVIANNVQSTVKYQIEKTLGIKIDAINIHIQGIKVVEK; from the coding sequence ATGGCAATTGAAATTAAAAATAATTTAGGAACTATACTAATTAATGATGAAGTTATTTCATCTGTTGCTGGTGGAGCTGCTGTTAGCTGCTACGGAATAGTAGGTATGGCTAGTAAAAATCAAGTAAAAGATGGTATTACTGATATATTAGGTAAAGAAAATTATTCAAAAGGAATAATTATCAATAGAAGTGAAAATAAACTAGAAGTTGATATGTATATTATTGTTATGTATGGTACAAAAATATCTGTAATTGCAAACAATGTTCAATCAACAGTAAAATATCAAATCGAAAAAACACTTGGAATAAAAATAGATGCTATAAATATTCATATCCAAGGAATAAAAGTTGTGGAAAAATAG